One Alkaliphilus sp. B6464 genomic window carries:
- the cas8b gene encoding type I-B CRISPR-associated protein Cas8b/Csh1, whose amino-acid sequence MLKDVIKTFEKVYKKRGEEYITDAHIPADGDYVIVLPKDDGFEILDTINIKQDKKTREIDRTNPHFDFIQQADYMSRYLESNKAIKDKNIHSNNYLTFFVKKENLHNGKINDRVISEYYEVFKNPLGKYSKREQREAYEKIEAKNGKSDIAEIEKIEEWIKSNIYAISEGNDKSYLKIFFKYDIDKYKKESEKYILTNIYNSSDYNIVIKNEIFGLPNDNMGLNAKKPYLENKSRKSKTPYLLSQDEVLLQKKFFDFLMNQVTTGKTNVYINDEGINAIDNDGSSENNFSGYFLRIKKGMEVEILDFDTVVLYKDEIEPFNLVNVMELEKSRLEYRTIYKLENLKNLINEVFFSKFLTSNYFTEPKDIRINDSALKRNLLLARTTLFNWFFKNVDCNVPKILDHISLDLIKGSIDNGFLLKAREQFNLAFSLKYYFKGCKDMPDILKDLKNKLKVKINYGNNENGKIKNKEIETASIESDEEYYFAVGQLSSYFISLSKSKIRPHSLANPIFNAKSDERIKEELKKLYKKYNYTILDGRRFNNMYAMVSSYVPEEKIMDDLIIAGYLHSNLIYKKSDDSDDTNTSVENIENEGGN is encoded by the coding sequence TTGCTAAAGGATGTTATTAAAACCTTTGAAAAGGTATATAAAAAACGTGGCGAAGAATATATTACCGATGCTCACATTCCTGCTGATGGAGATTATGTCATAGTTTTACCTAAAGATGATGGATTTGAAATATTAGATACGATTAATATTAAGCAGGATAAAAAAACTAGGGAAATTGATAGGACGAATCCACATTTTGACTTTATTCAGCAAGCAGACTATATGAGCAGATATTTAGAATCTAATAAAGCCATAAAAGATAAAAATATACACAGTAACAATTACCTAACCTTTTTTGTAAAGAAAGAGAACTTGCATAATGGAAAAATAAACGATAGAGTCATATCAGAATATTATGAAGTATTCAAGAATCCATTGGGAAAATATAGCAAACGAGAACAAAGAGAAGCGTATGAGAAGATAGAAGCTAAAAATGGTAAGTCCGATATAGCTGAAATTGAAAAGATAGAAGAATGGATAAAAAGTAATATCTATGCAATTTCCGAAGGAAACGATAAAAGCTATTTAAAAATATTTTTTAAATATGATATCGATAAGTACAAAAAAGAAAGTGAAAAATACATACTAACAAATATTTATAATAGCTCTGACTATAATATTGTTATAAAGAATGAAATATTTGGACTACCCAATGACAATATGGGGTTAAACGCTAAAAAACCTTATCTAGAAAATAAAAGTAGAAAAAGCAAAACCCCTTACCTTTTATCTCAAGATGAAGTATTACTACAAAAAAAATTCTTTGACTTTTTAATGAACCAAGTTACAACAGGTAAAACCAATGTGTATATCAATGATGAAGGAATAAATGCAATAGATAATGATGGATCGTCAGAAAATAACTTTAGTGGATATTTTCTAAGAATAAAAAAAGGAATGGAAGTGGAAATACTAGATTTTGACACTGTGGTTTTATATAAAGACGAAATAGAACCTTTTAATTTAGTAAATGTTATGGAATTAGAGAAATCTAGATTGGAATATAGAACCATATATAAATTAGAGAACTTAAAAAATCTTATCAACGAAGTGTTTTTTAGTAAATTTTTAACTTCCAATTATTTTACAGAGCCAAAAGACATAAGAATTAATGATTCTGCACTAAAAAGAAACTTACTATTAGCTAGAACAACATTATTTAACTGGTTTTTTAAAAATGTAGATTGTAACGTACCTAAAATTTTAGATCATATTAGCTTAGATTTGATAAAAGGTTCTATTGATAATGGATTCTTGTTAAAGGCAAGGGAGCAATTTAATTTAGCTTTTTCTCTAAAATATTATTTTAAGGGGTGTAAGGATATGCCAGATATTTTAAAAGACTTGAAAAATAAGCTGAAAGTCAAAATAAACTATGGAAACAATGAAAATGGCAAAATTAAAAATAAAGAGATAGAAACAGCGTCTATAGAAAGTGATGAAGAGTATTACTTTGCAGTGGGACAACTTAGTAGTTACTTTATATCTTTAAGTAAATCTAAAATTAGACCACATTCTTTGGCGAACCCTATTTTTAATGCTAAAAGTGATGAACGAATAAAGGAAGAGCTAAAAAAGTTATACAAAAAATACAACTATACGATTTTAGATGGTAGAAGATTTAACAACATGTACGCTATGGTTTCTTCATATGTGCCAGAGGAAAAAATTATGGATGATCTAATTATAGCAGGATATTTACATAGTAATTTAATATATAAAAAATCTGACGATAGTGATGATACAAATACAAGTGTAGAAAATATAGAGAATGAGGGGGGTAACTAA
- the cas6 gene encoding CRISPR-associated endoribonuclease Cas6, protein MVYELKLKVFLLKNIDSKNALEKISELIDKSLSKNPELYEFHKKNQFKNYCFNSLYNLEQDGVYKEGSIYSVIIRTTDEKLSQYFKKNLVNEYTQYIKALTFENKIIPKKHIEKIYSITPLVVKTDNGYWRQELSLEAYGQRITANIIKKYNAYFNTRLDENFELFNMIEFNNRKPIATPYKNVSLIGDKLTFYIADNETAQKLAYFALGAGVGEMNSRGFGFINYTMI, encoded by the coding sequence ATGGTATATGAATTAAAATTAAAAGTCTTCCTTTTAAAAAATATTGACAGTAAAAATGCACTAGAAAAAATAAGCGAATTAATCGATAAATCATTAAGCAAAAATCCAGAACTCTATGAATTTCACAAAAAAAATCAGTTTAAAAATTATTGCTTTAATTCTTTATATAATTTAGAGCAGGATGGAGTTTATAAAGAGGGTAGTATATACTCTGTAATAATTAGAACAACAGATGAAAAATTATCGCAATATTTTAAAAAAAATCTTGTGAATGAATACACTCAATACATAAAGGCATTAACATTTGAAAATAAAATAATACCTAAAAAGCACATAGAGAAAATATATAGTATTACACCTTTAGTTGTAAAAACAGACAATGGGTACTGGAGACAAGAACTATCTTTAGAAGCTTATGGACAAAGAATAACAGCAAATATAATAAAAAAATACAACGCCTATTTCAACACTAGGTTAGACGAAAATTTCGAACTATTTAACATGATTGAATTTAATAATAGAAAGCCTATAGCAACGCCATATAAGAATGTTTCTTTGATTGGAGATAAACTAACATTTTATATTGCAGATAATGAAACAGCACAAAAATTAGCATATTTTGCTCTTGGAGCAGGAGTTGGAGAAATGAACTCAAGAGGTTTTGGTTTTATAAACTATACGATGATTTAA
- a CDS encoding spore germination protein, which translates to MFISIGLSKINNKNSNIESENQQENIPKSIRDVKKKLETTFAESEDFVLREIEVGKGVYRKVIIAYMDGLITKKTLDESIINPLIFETKNNLSDEEIMSKNVIDIFTKKLIIASSLNITNDFKDTIMGILSGMAIVFIDGQDKAIKVPAQGIEKRSVTEPETEMTLKGPREGFIESLSTNIALLRHKIKNPKFKFETMQLGKQTNTTVGICYIKGIVNENILNIVKSRLKKINVDSILASGYIEQYIEGKPFSIFPTIGNSEKPDKVAAKILEGRIAIIVDGTPTVLTVPNLFIENFQTSDDYYSRLYFASFNRILRLIALFIATVLPAFYVAVIVFHFDVIPMQLLLAISATREGLPFSPFVEALFMMIVFELLREAGVRMPGAIGQTISIVGGLVIGQAASSAKIVSPIMVIIIALTGITNFIIPSLSDTLPIIRFILLLAAQIFGFLGILVGYIIILIHLCSLESFGVPYMYPLSPVDKDGLKDSFIRFPLWMMRTRPKAFTLQNWDRNKYRVSGDNHVTEEE; encoded by the coding sequence ATGTTTATAAGCATAGGCCTTAGCAAAATCAATAATAAAAATAGTAATATAGAAAGTGAAAATCAGCAAGAAAATATCCCTAAATCTATAAGGGATGTTAAGAAAAAATTAGAAACAACCTTTGCAGAAAGTGAAGATTTTGTTTTAAGAGAGATAGAGGTAGGTAAAGGAGTTTATCGTAAGGTTATTATTGCTTATATGGATGGACTAATTACTAAGAAAACATTAGATGAAAGTATAATAAATCCCTTAATATTTGAAACTAAAAATAACTTAAGTGATGAAGAGATAATGAGTAAAAATGTTATTGATATTTTTACCAAGAAGCTAATAATTGCATCCAGCTTGAATATTACTAATGATTTTAAGGATACTATTATGGGCATTCTATCGGGTATGGCAATTGTTTTTATCGATGGGCAGGATAAAGCAATTAAAGTGCCTGCTCAGGGAATTGAAAAAAGAAGTGTTACCGAACCAGAAACTGAAATGACTTTGAAGGGACCACGGGAAGGATTTATTGAATCTTTATCTACCAATATAGCACTACTAAGACATAAGATTAAAAATCCAAAGTTTAAATTTGAGACTATGCAGTTGGGGAAACAGACAAATACGACAGTAGGTATTTGCTATATTAAGGGAATTGTTAATGAAAATATTTTGAATATAGTAAAAAGTAGATTGAAAAAAATTAATGTAGATTCAATTTTAGCGTCAGGATATATAGAACAATATATAGAAGGAAAGCCATTTTCAATTTTTCCTACTATAGGTAATAGCGAAAAACCTGATAAGGTAGCGGCTAAAATATTAGAAGGAAGAATCGCTATTATTGTTGATGGAACCCCTACAGTGCTTACAGTACCAAATCTGTTTATAGAAAACTTTCAAACTTCAGATGACTACTATTCAAGATTATATTTTGCATCATTTAATCGAATTTTAAGATTAATAGCTCTATTTATTGCTACTGTATTGCCTGCATTTTATGTGGCAGTAATTGTTTTTCATTTTGACGTTATACCTATGCAACTATTATTAGCGATTTCTGCTACTAGAGAAGGATTGCCTTTTTCACCCTTTGTGGAAGCTTTATTTATGATGATAGTTTTTGAACTTTTACGTGAGGCAGGAGTTAGAATGCCAGGTGCTATTGGACAAACTATTAGTATTGTGGGGGGCTTAGTAATAGGTCAGGCAGCGTCATCTGCAAAAATTGTGAGTCCTATTATGGTCATTATTATTGCTTTGACAGGAATTACAAATTTTATCATTCCTTCCTTATCTGATACTTTGCCAATCATTCGATTTATATTGCTGCTTGCTGCTCAAATATTCGGATTCTTAGGAATACTTGTTGGATATATTATAATTTTAATTCACCTATGTTCCCTAGAATCCTTTGGGGTACCTTATATGTATCCTTTATCTCCAGTAGATAAAGATGGCTTGAAAGACAGTTTTATACGGTTTCCATTGTGGATGATGAGGACAAGGCCTAAAGCTTTTACATTGCAAAATTGGGATAGAAATAAGTATAGAGTAAGTGGCGATAACCATGTAACTGAGGAGGAGTAG
- a CDS encoding YdcF family protein, giving the protein MKFKKPILITISLGIIVFAIIQLSIIITPFRATPKKSDAIIVLGAKLWGDKPAPMLQYRLERALELYNEGYGNKIIVSGAQGHDELITEALAMKNYLVENGVPEDVILEEDNSYSTYQNLYYSNKIMKENELESAVIVSNNFHVHRSLMIANRLDMDVSAGPTKNYPNLALTIKYYMREVLAYIKDFVKVKG; this is encoded by the coding sequence ATGAAATTTAAAAAACCTATTTTAATAACTATTTCATTAGGTATTATAGTCTTCGCTATTATTCAACTTTCAATAATAATAACTCCCTTTAGGGCAACCCCTAAAAAATCTGATGCAATTATTGTACTTGGAGCTAAATTATGGGGAGATAAACCTGCGCCGATGTTACAGTATAGATTGGAAAGGGCATTGGAACTTTATAATGAGGGATATGGCAATAAGATTATAGTTAGTGGGGCCCAAGGACATGATGAGCTAATTACAGAGGCCCTTGCAATGAAAAACTACCTTGTAGAAAATGGTGTACCTGAAGATGTAATATTGGAAGAAGATAATTCTTATAGTACATACCAAAATCTATATTATAGTAATAAGATTATGAAGGAAAATGAACTTGAGAGCGCTGTTATTGTATCAAATAACTTCCATGTTCATAGATCATTAATGATTGCTAACCGTCTAGATATGGATGTAAGTGCAGGTCCTACAAAAAACTATCCTAACTTAGCACTAACGATTAAGTATTATATGCGAGAAGTTCTAGCCTATATAAAGGATTTTGTTAAAGTTAAAGGATAG
- a CDS encoding type I CRISPR-associated protein Cas7 — protein sequence MNKRVFGVLGIVSRMSNWNADFTGYPKTTSDGSIFGSDKAFKYPLKAMWNEQGEKVLYIKSLKLQENKKGEVEIIPRSLKERYEYIFNVEDLKEVKDKKTVLKNLFSAIDVKNFGATFAEEKNNISITGAVQIGQGFNKYEGSRAEEQQILSPFRDASEKPESNKKKGKDKEEEKEDAKQTTLGTKIVSNEAHYFYPFTINPTAYDEYKKLGATEGYMEEDYLKFKETALVAATSFSTNAKIGCENEFALFVETEKDLYLPDLSQYVEFEKGDSKNVIHIQCEALINNLRNKIKNIEIYYNPYTTKIKDQIEGARYFNIFTKEEVQ from the coding sequence ATGAATAAGAGAGTTTTTGGAGTTTTAGGAATCGTATCTAGAATGAGCAACTGGAATGCCGATTTTACTGGCTACCCAAAGACAACTTCTGACGGAAGTATATTCGGAAGTGATAAAGCATTTAAGTATCCATTGAAGGCTATGTGGAATGAACAAGGAGAAAAAGTATTATATATTAAATCTCTTAAATTACAAGAAAATAAAAAGGGAGAAGTAGAAATTATACCAAGGTCTCTAAAGGAGCGATATGAGTATATTTTTAATGTGGAAGATTTAAAAGAAGTAAAGGATAAAAAAACAGTTCTAAAAAATTTATTTAGTGCAATAGATGTTAAAAACTTTGGAGCCACGTTTGCTGAGGAGAAAAATAATATATCCATTACGGGAGCAGTTCAGATAGGACAGGGTTTTAATAAGTATGAAGGGTCTAGAGCAGAAGAGCAACAAATATTATCACCTTTTAGAGATGCTTCTGAAAAACCAGAAAGCAATAAGAAGAAAGGTAAAGATAAAGAAGAAGAAAAAGAAGATGCAAAACAAACTACCTTAGGTACAAAGATTGTAAGCAATGAAGCACATTATTTCTATCCGTTTACTATAAATCCTACTGCATATGATGAATATAAAAAACTAGGAGCTACAGAAGGATACATGGAAGAAGATTACTTGAAATTTAAAGAAACTGCATTGGTGGCAGCTACTTCATTTAGTACGAATGCAAAAATTGGATGTGAAAATGAATTTGCTCTATTTGTAGAAACAGAAAAAGATCTATACCTTCCAGATTTGTCGCAGTATGTGGAATTTGAAAAAGGTGATAGCAAAAATGTGATTCATATACAATGTGAAGCCCTTATTAATAATTTAAGAAATAAGATTAAAAATATAGAAATATACTATAATCCATATACAACAAAAATAAAGGATCAAATAGAAGGAGCTAGATACTTTAATATTTTTACTAAAGAAGAGGTGCAATAA
- a CDS encoding YbaK/EbsC family protein, translating into MSSLSVQKYLEDRNLPHKIMYLDESSATVDLAAKAIGVEPAMIAKTLAFRLKDRDIVVVTCGIARIDNKKYKQTFGCKAKMMNFDETLELTGHPVGGVCPFGLPEDIEIYMDESLKKFEVVYPAAGSGNSAIKMNVEEMHEITGARWVDVC; encoded by the coding sequence TTGAGTAGTTTATCAGTTCAAAAATATTTAGAAGATAGGAACCTTCCACACAAAATAATGTATTTAGATGAAAGTAGCGCCACAGTAGATTTAGCTGCCAAAGCTATTGGAGTAGAACCAGCAATGATTGCAAAAACATTGGCCTTTAGGCTAAAAGATAGAGATATTGTTGTGGTAACCTGTGGTATAGCTAGAATTGATAATAAGAAATATAAACAAACCTTTGGATGTAAAGCTAAAATGATGAATTTTGACGAAACATTAGAGTTAACAGGACATCCTGTAGGTGGAGTGTGCCCTTTTGGATTGCCAGAGGACATTGAAATATATATGGACGAATCACTTAAGAAATTTGAAGTAGTTTATCCAGCGGCAGGTAGTGGAAATTCTGCTATAAAAATGAATGTGGAAGAAATGCATGAGATTACTGGAGCTAGATGGGTGGATGTTTGTTAG
- the tnpA gene encoding IS200/IS605 family transposase has product MDNNSLTHTVCNCKYSVVFVPKYRIQPFYGKHKRDIGGILRTLCDQKEIEIFKAIASADYLHMVISIPSKYSISDIVKYLKRKSSILIFDKNLNLKNKYGNKQFWCIGYYINTVEFDENLIKEYVKKQIQNDISNQD; this is encoded by the coding sequence TTGGATAATAATAGTTTAACACATACTGTATGTAATTGTAAATATAGTGTAGTTTTTGTACCAAAATACAGAATTCAACCGTTTTATGGAAAACACAAAAGAGATATAGGAGGAATTTTAAGAACATTATGTGACCAAAAAGAAATAGAAATTTTTAAGGCAATAGCTTCTGCTGACTATTTACATATGGTTATAAGTATACCATCTAAATACAGTATATCCGATATAGTTAAATATTTAAAAAGAAAAAGTTCGATTCTAATATTTGATAAAAATTTAAATTTAAAAAATAAATATGGAAATAAGCAGTTCTGGTGTATAGGCTATTATATTAATACAGTAGAATTTGATGAAAATCTAATAAAGGAATATGTAAAAAAACAAATACAGAATGATATATCTAACCAAGATTAA
- a CDS encoding ferritin-like domain-containing protein encodes MYQSYNNYSNYNHNCNIYYMELIPRLEEYIQDELQDSAYYKTLAKLAPTQRAKDLIMEFSADEAMHAENFQRAYFMITGRYFMPQPLEPVVIEDYEEALKIRILAETKDYKKYGDEYLRAPNKYLKDLFFETRTVEAQHAMRIPILFEEEA; translated from the coding sequence ATGTATCAAAGCTATAATAATTATTCAAATTACAATCATAACTGTAATATCTATTATATGGAGCTGATTCCTAGACTAGAGGAGTATATTCAAGATGAATTACAAGATTCTGCCTACTATAAGACTTTGGCCAAACTTGCTCCTACACAAAGGGCAAAAGATTTAATAATGGAGTTTAGCGCAGATGAAGCAATGCATGCTGAAAACTTCCAAAGAGCTTACTTTATGATAACAGGTAGGTATTTTATGCCACAACCTTTAGAGCCTGTTGTAATCGAAGATTATGAAGAAGCTTTAAAAATAAGAATATTAGCTGAGACAAAAGATTACAAAAAATACGGTGATGAATATTTAAGAGCGCCTAATAAATACCTTAAAGATTTATTTTTTGAAACAAGAACTGTTGAAGCACAACACGCAATGAGAATTCCAATATTATTTGAGGAGGAAGCATAA
- a CDS encoding Ger(x)C family spore germination protein — translation MFLATLLLCMSLIGCVHEQDLTHRAIIVGVGIDKAEDQEIELTLQIVNPSGLGIEEAGDGRNIQPIWVNSTKAKTVFEAAREQLKTVNRRPFYSHVQVMVISEELAKEGIRDVLDYFTRDYEVRLNSSVIIARGTTAKEVISAQSTLKNIPAIHLKEILEDNLHSGVIRNINTFKVVRDLNENILNTTIGVVKFKEGEKQGLIKNMELEGTAVFKEDKLVGWLEKYETVGLLYIKNEIRDRVIGIKDPLNENKRVVIEQLRSNGKVRAKIENEKPKIYISIKAEGIIGEQQGQDDLMMEKILKDLEREVENTIKQDIKKTIDIAQNQFESDILGFGEEIRKKHLDYWREIEDNWNEIFPEVPVEIDVEFKITRSGLTGPPSKAR, via the coding sequence ATGTTTTTAGCAACTTTACTATTATGCATGAGTCTAATTGGATGCGTGCATGAACAAGATCTAACCCATAGAGCTATTATAGTAGGTGTAGGTATAGATAAAGCAGAAGACCAAGAAATTGAACTAACATTACAAATAGTTAACCCCTCTGGTCTTGGAATAGAGGAAGCTGGTGATGGTCGTAATATACAGCCTATATGGGTTAATTCTACTAAAGCAAAAACTGTGTTTGAAGCTGCTAGAGAACAACTAAAGACAGTTAATCGTAGACCTTTTTATAGTCATGTACAAGTAATGGTAATTAGTGAAGAATTAGCTAAAGAAGGAATAAGGGATGTATTAGATTATTTTACTAGAGACTACGAAGTAAGGTTAAATTCCAGTGTAATAATTGCAAGGGGAACCACGGCTAAAGAAGTGATTAGTGCCCAAAGTACGCTGAAGAATATTCCTGCAATACATTTGAAAGAAATTTTAGAAGACAATTTACATAGTGGTGTTATTCGAAATATAAACACTTTTAAAGTGGTAAGGGATCTAAATGAAAATATATTGAATACTACAATCGGGGTAGTTAAATTTAAAGAAGGAGAAAAACAGGGTCTAATAAAGAATATGGAACTGGAAGGAACCGCTGTTTTTAAAGAGGATAAACTAGTTGGCTGGCTAGAAAAGTATGAAACAGTAGGACTATTATATATAAAAAATGAAATACGTGACAGAGTAATTGGTATTAAAGATCCTTTGAATGAAAATAAAAGAGTAGTAATAGAGCAACTGCGTTCTAATGGGAAGGTTAGAGCTAAAATTGAAAATGAAAAACCTAAAATTTATATTAGTATTAAAGCAGAAGGAATAATTGGAGAACAACAGGGACAAGATGATTTGATGATGGAAAAAATACTAAAAGATCTAGAAAGAGAAGTGGAAAATACAATTAAACAAGATATAAAAAAAACGATAGATATAGCTCAAAATCAATTTGAAAGTGATATTTTAGGGTTTGGAGAGGAAATACGTAAAAAACATTTAGATTATTGGAGAGAAATCGAAGATAATTGGAATGAAATATTTCCAGAAGTGCCTGTTGAAATTGATGTAGAATTTAAAATAACAAGATCAGGATTAACGGGACCGCCATCTAAGGCACGTTAA
- a CDS encoding DUF421 domain-containing protein codes for MKLAIEVVLQTFLSFFAILFITRILGRQQLAQLTMQEYINGITFGSIAATLATDVSQRTWQHMIGLFLFGILTFLVSYISSKNINIARIIQGESELVIKDGHILEKNLNKFHYTIDELHHLLRKKDIFNIKDVKYGILETTGEISVIKVSHKNNVTLEDLNMLGQQDDIKAEVIVTGNIIYENLINRNLTAQWLIDQLRMYGISDIREVFYANLDGNNKLYVDKYKDNVEEN; via the coding sequence ATGAAGTTGGCTATTGAAGTAGTATTACAAACCTTTCTATCTTTTTTTGCAATACTATTTATTACACGAATACTGGGAAGACAACAATTAGCCCAGTTAACCATGCAGGAGTACATAAATGGAATAACATTTGGCTCTATTGCTGCAACCTTAGCTACTGATGTTAGTCAAAGAACCTGGCAGCATATGATAGGATTATTTTTATTTGGGATTTTAACTTTCTTAGTATCTTACATATCAAGTAAAAATATAAATATTGCAAGAATTATACAGGGAGAGTCAGAACTAGTTATTAAAGATGGACATATTTTAGAAAAAAATCTTAATAAATTTCATTATACTATTGATGAATTGCATCATTTGTTAAGAAAAAAAGATATATTTAATATTAAAGATGTAAAGTACGGAATATTAGAAACTACAGGAGAAATCAGCGTGATTAAAGTTTCTCATAAAAATAATGTTACTTTAGAAGATTTAAACATGTTAGGACAGCAGGATGATATTAAAGCAGAAGTGATAGTAACGGGAAACATAATATATGAAAATTTAATAAATAGAAACCTAACAGCTCAGTGGCTAATTGATCAGCTAAGAATGTATGGCATATCGGATATTAGAGAGGTTTTTTATGCTAATTTAGATGGAAATAATAAATTATATGTAGATAAATATAAAGACAATGTGGAAGAGAATTAG
- a CDS encoding GerAB/ArcD/ProY family transporter, giving the protein MIKEEKISISELNLLIIGFVFGGLAVTSPAKAAYQNAWLAQILSWIGGFILVTIYLLIAKLNPKKTLTQMLKEHFGKYLGSIIGVLYIIFFIHFASLTMRIFGEYMVTVSFIETPTVFVICFAFLPITYALKNGIEIAARVNQLIIPIMIFVIVLTILLSAKSFKYDNFLPFLEGGFLHVLKIGLRILSVSFGNMIVFLMIYPIVQEKKYIVKTTYLGVTIVGFVLLGVLVRDLLVLGPYMMSLQTFPPHITLSLIPRAVIEPMVGVNLLIGVGIKVVVFIYCALLGITQIFNLEDHKLLLLPVVTLVISLSMWLHPNYPDLYRWVERNMVYYSLPFQVIIPCILLIISLIKNKTPSREEVS; this is encoded by the coding sequence ATGATAAAAGAAGAAAAGATTTCAATAAGTGAATTAAATTTGCTCATTATAGGTTTTGTATTTGGCGGTTTAGCAGTAACTTCTCCAGCAAAGGCTGCATATCAGAATGCCTGGTTAGCTCAGATATTGAGTTGGATAGGAGGTTTTATATTAGTTACTATTTATTTACTTATAGCTAAACTTAATCCTAAAAAAACACTTACACAAATGCTAAAAGAGCATTTTGGCAAATATTTAGGAAGTATAATTGGAGTACTTTACATAATATTTTTTATTCATTTTGCATCTTTAACCATGAGAATTTTTGGTGAATATATGGTTACTGTAAGCTTTATTGAAACTCCTACAGTTTTTGTTATTTGTTTTGCTTTTTTACCAATTACCTATGCTTTGAAAAATGGAATAGAAATAGCTGCTAGGGTTAATCAGCTAATTATACCGATTATGATTTTTGTTATAGTATTAACTATATTATTAAGTGCGAAGTCCTTTAAGTACGATAATTTTCTACCATTTTTAGAGGGCGGATTTCTGCATGTTTTAAAGATAGGGCTTAGAATATTATCTGTATCCTTTGGTAATATGATAGTGTTTTTAATGATATATCCTATTGTACAGGAAAAAAAATATATAGTTAAAACAACTTATTTAGGTGTAACAATAGTAGGGTTTGTTTTGCTAGGAGTTTTAGTAAGAGATTTACTGGTCCTCGGTCCCTATATGATGTCTCTTCAAACGTTTCCACCCCATATAACCCTATCTTTGATTCCGAGGGCAGTTATAGAGCCGATGGTAGGGGTTAATCTACTAATAGGAGTTGGAATTAAGGTTGTCGTTTTTATTTATTGTGCTCTATTAGGAATTACACAAATCTTTAATTTAGAAGATCATAAACTTCTTCTATTGCCTGTAGTAACCCTAGTTATATCTCTATCTATGTGGCTACATCCTAACTATCCTGATCTATATCGATGGGTAGAAAGAAATATGGTATACTACTCTTTACCTTTTCAGGTAATAATACCTTGTATATTGCTAATAATATCTTTAATTAAAAATAAAACACCAAGTAGAGAGGAGGTCAGTTAA